In the bacterium genome, CGAGACCGTCTATGCGTGATGCTCGGATATATCTCGACGATATCCTGCATTCGATCAGTCGAATCGAGAACTATGTTTGGCAAATGACCTCCGAGGATTTTGAGTCTGATGAGAAAACCCAGGATGCAGTCATACGGAACCTCGAAATTATCGGTGAAGCTGTAGGGAAGCTACCTGATACAATCCTCCTGTCACATTCTGAAATTGAGTGGCACAAAATCAAAGCACTCAGAAATATTCTCGTGCACGAGTATTTCGGGATCAACATCGAGATAGTCTGGGATGTCGTGCAGAACAAGTTACGACAGTTGAAATCCGGTTGTGCTGATATTCTCGAAGAACTCGAATCCCAGGAATGAAGCCACGTCCCAATTGCTGCCTGTCATTGCCGATGGCTCTGGCAAGACAGGAAGCCGCAACAGGTGCTCTCGCCTTCGCTCTCGCCTTCGCTCTCGCCTTCGCTCTCGCCTTCGCTCTCGCCTTCGCTCTCG is a window encoding:
- a CDS encoding DUF86 domain-containing protein translates to MRDARIYLDDILHSISRIENYVWQMTSEDFESDEKTQDAVIRNLEIIGEAVGKLPDTILLSHSEIEWHKIKALRNILVHEYFGINIEIVWDVVQNKLRQLKSGCADILEELESQE